The Acetobacter oryzoeni genome includes a region encoding these proteins:
- a CDS encoding type II toxin-antitoxin system VapC family toxin, translated as MSAYLLDTNIISDLVRNPSGPCARRIERIDPGDLCTSIIVAAELRYGCAKKGSAKLLNRVESVLAFVPVLPLDIPADCEYGGIRAELEAAGQTIGMNDLLIAAHAYTLKATLVTNNTREFMRIRGLKVENWLEDGT; from the coding sequence GTGAGCGCCTATCTCCTTGATACCAATATCATCAGTGATCTTGTCCGAAATCCTTCCGGCCCGTGCGCGCGTCGCATCGAACGTATCGATCCCGGCGACCTTTGTACCAGCATTATTGTGGCCGCTGAGTTACGATATGGATGTGCTAAAAAAGGCTCTGCAAAGCTGTTAAACCGGGTTGAAAGCGTGCTGGCGTTTGTCCCCGTGCTGCCTCTCGATATTCCTGCCGACTGTGAATACGGTGGCATCCGCGCCGAACTCGAAGCCGCAGGGCAGACGATCGGCATGAATGATCTGCTCATCGCGGCTCACGCCTACACCCTCAAGGCGACCCTGGTGACGAACAACACACGTGAGTTTATGCGCATCCGAGGCTTGAAGGTTGAAAACTGGCTGGAGGATGGGACGTGA
- a CDS encoding antitoxin, with translation MPVPKVTPRPREVKLFWNNRSQAVRIPVEFQMPGDRVLIRRDGDKLVLEPVKTPSTLKELLMAWREEPQLAPEDDFPDIQDVAARPEDIL, from the coding sequence ATGCCAGTTCCTAAAGTGACTCCCCGACCACGCGAAGTAAAACTGTTCTGGAACAACCGCAGTCAGGCAGTGCGGATTCCGGTTGAATTTCAAATGCCAGGAGACCGGGTGCTGATCCGCCGTGACGGTGACAAGCTCGTTCTGGAGCCTGTGAAAACCCCTTCCACTCTGAAGGAGCTTCTCATGGCATGGCGCGAAGAACCGCAGCTGGCCCCAGAAGACGATTTTCCCGATATTCAGGACGTAGCCGCCAGACCGGAAGATATTCTGTGA
- a CDS encoding plasmid protein, protein MSTVAELYETANSAASKGCGCSYELYVQKLTREIDQTASRLAPDQAAALQDYARQKGNYAPDADEGHLEGFCCHGIEYGCCPAGCDDVEEDYWDSEDQEAARIALNQEIMAEIEEEAEQARMAAVASRDARVLDRIGMIRRRMAV, encoded by the coding sequence ATGTCAACTGTCGCAGAACTGTACGAAACAGCCAATTCCGCAGCCAGCAAGGGCTGTGGCTGCTCTTATGAACTCTATGTTCAGAAACTGACAAGAGAGATTGATCAGACTGCCTCTCGGCTCGCTCCCGATCAGGCCGCAGCCCTGCAGGACTATGCCAGACAGAAAGGGAACTATGCCCCAGACGCCGATGAGGGGCACCTTGAGGGGTTCTGCTGTCACGGCATTGAGTACGGCTGCTGCCCGGCAGGGTGCGATGATGTGGAGGAAGACTACTGGGACAGTGAAGACCAAGAGGCTGCCAGAATAGCACTCAATCAGGAGATCATGGCAGAAATCGAAGAGGAAGCAGAGCAGGCAAGGATGGCCGCAGTCGCTTCCCGTGATGCGCGGGTTCTCGATCGCATTGGCATGATCCGCAGGAGAATGGCGGTATGA
- the ssb gene encoding single-stranded DNA-binding protein, with protein sequence MAGSVNKVILVGNLGKDPEVRHSQSGQKIVSFSLATSDTWNDRQSGERRERTEWHKIVVFNERLADVAERFLRKGRKVYLEGSLQTRKWQGQDGKDNYTTEIVLPRFGGELTILDTRHTEEGEQSGGYSNAPRNSGTRNNGGQAGGWDAPQSNAGLDDEIPF encoded by the coding sequence GTGGCAGGTTCCGTTAATAAAGTTATTCTTGTCGGCAACCTCGGCAAAGACCCCGAAGTGCGTCACTCCCAGTCCGGGCAGAAGATTGTTTCTTTCTCTCTGGCCACGTCCGATACCTGGAACGACCGCCAGTCTGGCGAACGGCGTGAGCGCACTGAATGGCACAAGATCGTCGTGTTCAATGAACGTCTGGCAGATGTGGCGGAACGTTTCCTGCGCAAGGGCCGCAAGGTCTATCTCGAAGGCTCACTCCAGACCCGGAAATGGCAGGGACAGGACGGCAAGGACAACTACACAACTGAAATTGTGCTGCCTCGTTTTGGGGGCGAGCTGACCATTCTGGATACGCGGCACACTGAGGAGGGTGAACAGAGTGGCGGATACAGCAACGCCCCACGGAACTCTGGCACCCGCAATAACGGCGGTCAGGCCGGTGGATGGGATGCGCCGCAGTCAAACGCTGGTCTCGATGACGAGATCCCGTTCTGA
- a CDS encoding MucR family transcriptional regulator, whose protein sequence is MAESTSVYEPDTQKVEQTVTIISAYVSHNTVSTEALPDLIRSVYATLDTLSPSHPAPKAPEKAVTPAVDPVSDVIPEPPVPEKSVSQERTPAVPIKRSVFPDYIVCLEDGKKTKMLKSYIQRHFNLTPEDYRARWGLPPEYPMVAPSYSAQRAAIAKRNSLGRRGDDTNATLSSGETNIASNRKARGRKTK, encoded by the coding sequence ATGGCAGAGTCCACATCCGTTTACGAACCTGACACACAAAAGGTGGAACAGACCGTTACAATCATATCAGCCTATGTAAGCCACAACACGGTCAGCACCGAAGCCCTCCCAGATCTGATCAGATCTGTCTATGCGACACTCGATACACTCTCACCCTCCCACCCCGCTCCTAAAGCCCCTGAGAAAGCCGTAACACCCGCAGTTGATCCAGTTTCTGACGTGATACCTGAACCACCCGTTCCCGAAAAAAGCGTGTCTCAAGAACGCACACCGGCGGTACCGATCAAACGCTCGGTTTTCCCAGATTATATCGTCTGTCTTGAGGACGGTAAGAAAACCAAGATGCTGAAATCCTACATTCAGAGACATTTCAACCTGACCCCTGAGGATTACCGCGCACGCTGGGGATTGCCCCCGGAATATCCTATGGTGGCACCAAGCTACTCCGCACAGCGGGCCGCCATTGCCAAGCGCAACTCACTGGGACGACGTGGCGATGACACCAATGCCACACTCTCATCAGGTGAAACAAATATCGCGTCAAATCGTAAAGCACGTGGCCGCAAAACGAAATAA
- a CDS encoding IS5-like element IS12528 family transposase encodes MWTPAQRGRMAGITRKTKRYPSDLTDEEWERIAPLMPPANRRGRKRTTDFREIINALRYLVRSGCGWEMLPVHFGPWQTVYWWFRRLMRRFLFQTIHDVCLMLDREAAGRETSPSGGVIDSQSIKAPHAKTRGYDAGKKIVGRKRHIAVDTDGRLLLVQLTTADISDSAGGQMILDAIRKRWPWVKHLFADGAYDRLQLMDKATFLDFTVEIIRRSETAKGFEILPRRWVVERTFGWMIRWRRLVKDYEQRIDVAEAMIHIAMGCLMLRRNAHP; translated from the coding sequence ATGTGGACGCCAGCACAACGAGGCCGCATGGCCGGAATTACACGCAAGACGAAACGCTATCCGTCTGATCTGACAGATGAGGAATGGGAGCGCATAGCGCCTCTGATGCCCCCTGCGAACCGGCGTGGTCGGAAACGGACAACCGATTTCCGTGAGATCATCAATGCTCTGCGCTATCTCGTGCGCTCAGGCTGTGGTTGGGAGATGCTTCCGGTTCATTTTGGCCCATGGCAAACGGTTTACTGGTGGTTCCGCAGGCTGATGCGCCGTTTCCTGTTCCAGACCATTCATGATGTCTGTCTGATGCTCGATCGTGAAGCGGCAGGACGCGAAACCAGTCCATCGGGTGGTGTCATTGATAGCCAGAGTATCAAGGCACCCCACGCAAAGACACGTGGTTATGACGCAGGCAAGAAGATCGTCGGTCGGAAACGTCACATCGCAGTTGATACGGATGGCCGCCTTCTCCTGGTCCAGCTGACAACAGCCGATATTTCGGACAGTGCAGGAGGACAGATGATCCTTGATGCCATTCGTAAACGCTGGCCTTGGGTGAAGCACCTGTTTGCCGATGGAGCCTATGACCGCCTCCAGTTGATGGATAAGGCCACGTTTCTCGACTTCACAGTCGAGATCATCCGGCGGTCAGAGACAGCAAAAGGGTTTGAAATCCTGCCGCGTCGGTGGGTTGTGGAACGGACCTTCGGTTGGATGATCCGCTGGCGTCGCCTTGTGAAGGACTACGAACAGCGGATCGACGTCGCAGAGGCCATGATCCACATCGCCATGGGATGCCTCATGCTACGCCGAAACGCTCATCCGTGA
- a CDS encoding nuclease-related domain-containing protein, translating to MRSARENSFLKAFKADIQGRKGETDVRNILTEYGLPSLHDIVLPTRSGNPTQIDHVALTAFGILVIETKHLRGRLSGDVRNDYWRQTLPGGWSEKIYSPVRQNAGHCDAVYMIVRHIDARIQTLSRIVMTGTAEVTPELSSVVHTSETFAKELESLRNNSVSELLQHAWDRLTEAAKHHEGLRKGTTLSPFA from the coding sequence ATGAGGTCTGCACGAGAAAACTCGTTCTTGAAAGCTTTCAAAGCTGACATTCAGGGGCGCAAAGGTGAGACGGACGTCAGGAACATTCTTACTGAATATGGTCTACCCAGTCTCCATGATATTGTGTTGCCAACCCGATCAGGAAACCCAACGCAGATTGATCATGTCGCGCTGACGGCTTTTGGCATACTCGTCATTGAAACCAAGCACTTACGAGGCCGATTGAGTGGGGATGTTCGCAACGATTACTGGCGGCAAACTCTGCCGGGTGGATGGTCTGAGAAAATCTACAGTCCTGTTCGGCAAAATGCCGGCCATTGTGACGCCGTCTATATGATCGTCCGTCACATAGATGCTCGGATTCAGACACTTAGTAGAATCGTCATGACAGGGACTGCAGAAGTTACCCCAGAGCTTTCCTCAGTGGTGCATACAAGTGAAACGTTTGCGAAGGAACTGGAAAGCCTACGGAACAACTCTGTTTCAGAGCTGCTCCAGCATGCCTGGGATCGTCTAACTGAAGCAGCAAAACATCATGAGGGCTTGCGGAAAGGAACGACTTTATCCCCATTTGCCTGA
- a CDS encoding ABC transporter substrate-binding protein: protein MKEIFVKLTYSLPLAAFAGLMALSQPASAQNMISSGTSQFAPKTTPHAVPTLFAEHPASLEQLLNSGYEIRSSASSETGSSMILFRPAQPGQKASWVRCELIGDRNGNVVLRSSHNVTSDCRDLN, encoded by the coding sequence ATGAAGGAAATTTTTGTGAAATTAACGTATAGCCTGCCACTGGCAGCCTTTGCTGGTTTGATGGCATTGTCACAACCGGCTTCAGCGCAAAACATGATCAGCAGCGGGACGAGCCAGTTCGCACCCAAAACCACGCCACATGCTGTTCCCACTCTCTTTGCAGAACACCCGGCCTCTTTGGAGCAGTTGCTGAATTCTGGATACGAAATCCGCTCCAGCGCCAGTAGTGAAACGGGTTCATCCATGATTTTGTTTCGGCCGGCTCAGCCAGGTCAGAAGGCATCATGGGTCAGGTGTGAATTGATTGGCGACAGGAACGGCAACGTCGTGTTGCGTTCGAGTCATAATGTTACATCAGACTGTCGCGATTTGAACTGA
- a CDS encoding HigA family addiction module antitoxin encodes MALKMHPSLAVHVGDWIKTELLEPHNIRVNAVAEHFGVSRQSISALLNGRARLSADMAIRFEKAFGISAETLMRMQSTFDLAQARVHAGDLEVSGFFGQAQQPVRYRVSQ; translated from the coding sequence ATGGCTCTTAAAATGCACCCCTCTCTGGCGGTTCATGTAGGGGACTGGATAAAAACAGAACTACTGGAACCCCATAACATCCGTGTGAATGCTGTCGCCGAGCATTTTGGGGTTTCTCGCCAGTCCATCAGTGCGTTACTGAATGGCCGGGCACGCTTATCAGCAGACATGGCTATCCGCTTTGAGAAAGCTTTTGGTATTAGTGCCGAGACGCTGATGCGGATGCAGAGCACGTTTGATTTGGCGCAAGCGCGTGTCCATGCAGGCGATCTTGAGGTGAGTGGTTTCTTTGGTCAGGCTCAGCAACCTGTTAGATATCGAGTTTCTCAATAG
- a CDS encoding type II toxin-antitoxin system RelE/ParE family toxin: MEIDSIAHKGLRRFFETGNAKGLVGDISRLRKMLAFIDAAGSLEELSVPPNYGLHPLTGDRAGTWSMTVTKNWRLTFRVSETGALLDMTLEDYHGS; encoded by the coding sequence ATGGAGATAGACAGTATCGCTCATAAAGGGCTCCGGCGTTTCTTTGAAACTGGGAATGCAAAAGGACTGGTCGGAGACATCAGTCGTTTGCGAAAAATGCTGGCCTTTATTGATGCTGCCGGGTCTTTGGAAGAGTTGTCTGTCCCACCCAATTATGGGCTGCATCCGCTAACTGGCGACCGGGCAGGAACATGGTCAATGACCGTTACGAAAAACTGGCGTCTGACATTCAGAGTGAGCGAAACAGGTGCTCTTCTGGATATGACATTGGAGGATTATCATGGCTCTTAA
- a CDS encoding tyrosine-type recombinase/integrase, which translates to MLRLIGSHYHFRRAVPVAVQARLGRTEISLSWQTQSKLVARERAAALYARTGALFEKAKTMETDLSREDLIALLIEQGKIIAEQEELLTLADDAFRAEKRALQADHAMTLMDQVQKEGAFISFATESLKALEARLQSMMQKVFTDSAVSKKEKDMLREQIKSLSTLIVDLGKHRPAGLTEAAAGSPVEDEQPKTRKPTSPPLSTMAEKFVFTDKDKSEDTKKATRKTVDLFIEAFGDMPVKQITGTVAGEFFDLLSDLPATHGKGRTGLPIREAVAQAHERGQETVSGKTVKNHFSRLSALWMHLVQREMADRNPWAGWDFNITKKIVRRGWTDDELTLLAHTPWNGTSVSRTTWAGIISVGMFTGMRLGEICNLRRQDIEVIEGIPCFHVRPHLEDDWSPKTSAGTRIIPIHSHLLTMDGLDLLRDTGEHYLFPDLTVSSTGERGDNFARAFSKHKKRIGIPEDVTFHSFRHTVSTKLRNQEAHIRELWIDTVLGHEASHKSQGTMNYTSGIEVANLKQVIEALHCPAECIMPF; encoded by the coding sequence ATGCTCCGCCTTATCGGGTCTCACTACCACTTCCGCCGGGCCGTGCCCGTTGCCGTTCAGGCCCGACTGGGCCGAACCGAAATTTCTCTCTCTTGGCAGACTCAGAGTAAGCTGGTGGCCCGTGAACGGGCAGCAGCCCTTTACGCCCGAACCGGCGCACTTTTTGAGAAGGCAAAGACGATGGAGACTGACCTGTCACGCGAGGACCTGATTGCCCTGCTAATCGAACAGGGCAAAATTATAGCGGAACAGGAAGAACTCCTCACCCTTGCCGATGATGCCTTCCGGGCTGAAAAACGCGCCCTGCAAGCCGATCACGCCATGACCCTGATGGATCAGGTGCAGAAGGAAGGCGCTTTCATCTCTTTTGCCACAGAGTCACTCAAGGCACTGGAAGCACGGCTTCAAAGCATGATGCAGAAAGTCTTTACAGACAGCGCCGTGAGCAAAAAAGAAAAGGATATGCTGCGCGAGCAGATCAAAAGCCTCTCCACCCTGATTGTCGATCTGGGCAAACATCGCCCTGCTGGTTTGACTGAGGCAGCCGCAGGAAGCCCGGTTGAGGATGAACAGCCCAAAACCCGCAAGCCGACCTCTCCGCCTCTTTCCACGATGGCTGAAAAATTTGTCTTTACTGACAAGGACAAGAGCGAGGACACCAAGAAAGCCACACGCAAAACCGTGGACCTCTTTATTGAAGCCTTTGGCGACATGCCGGTGAAGCAGATCACGGGCACGGTTGCAGGTGAATTTTTCGACCTGCTCTCTGATCTTCCTGCCACTCATGGCAAAGGAAGAACCGGCCTTCCCATCCGTGAAGCCGTTGCTCAGGCCCACGAGCGAGGGCAGGAAACAGTCAGCGGGAAGACGGTGAAAAACCATTTCTCCCGTCTGTCCGCTCTATGGATGCATCTTGTGCAACGAGAAATGGCAGACCGGAATCCGTGGGCTGGTTGGGACTTCAACATCACAAAAAAGATCGTACGGCGAGGCTGGACAGATGATGAACTGACACTGCTTGCTCACACACCATGGAATGGCACATCGGTTTCCCGAACCACATGGGCGGGGATCATCAGCGTTGGCATGTTCACGGGAATGCGGTTGGGCGAAATCTGCAATCTGAGACGTCAGGACATAGAAGTTATCGAAGGCATTCCGTGCTTTCATGTTCGTCCTCACCTGGAAGATGACTGGTCACCAAAGACGTCCGCAGGCACACGGATCATCCCCATTCACTCGCACCTGCTCACCATGGATGGACTCGACCTGCTCAGAGATACCGGGGAGCACTACCTGTTCCCTGACCTCACGGTTTCATCGACAGGTGAGCGTGGAGACAATTTTGCTCGAGCTTTTTCGAAGCACAAAAAGCGCATTGGCATCCCGGAAGATGTGACGTTCCATTCCTTCCGCCATACCGTCAGTACGAAACTCAGGAACCAAGAAGCGCACATTAGAGAATTATGGATTGATACTGTTTTAGGGCATGAAGCATCCCACAAATCACAGGGCACGATGAACTACACGAGCGGGATTGAGGTCGCCAATTTGAAACAAGTCATTGAAGCCCTTCACTGCCCAGCAGAGTGCATCATGCCCTTCTGA
- a CDS encoding MobC family plasmid mobilization relaxosome protein, whose protein sequence is MPIVRTSRLSVRASPAELNRWNSVARHLGHATTAHWIRALLTTSELAGDNGQQVSAELYSLRHALSRIGNNLNQLAHSAHCGDHIHCGETLTELEDRLHQIDGLLAQSRSRPPPAQVRPVCQDASLKTIRVMSHDYSGEPDQDKKRCRCHCPTCSPWPKK, encoded by the coding sequence ATGCCGATTGTCCGCACTTCTCGTCTCTCTGTGAGAGCCAGCCCCGCCGAACTGAACCGCTGGAATAGCGTTGCCCGCCACCTCGGCCACGCCACCACCGCTCATTGGATCAGGGCTCTCCTGACGACCTCTGAACTGGCTGGTGACAATGGCCAGCAGGTCAGCGCAGAACTTTACAGCCTGCGTCATGCCCTCTCACGTATTGGCAACAATCTGAATCAACTGGCCCACTCTGCTCATTGTGGTGACCATATCCACTGCGGGGAAACACTCACCGAACTTGAGGACAGGCTGCATCAAATTGATGGGCTTCTGGCACAATCACGAAGCCGCCCCCCCCCGGCGCAGGTGCGTCCGGTCTGCCAGGACGCTTCATTGAAAACTATCCGGGTCATGAGCCATGATTATTCAGGAGAGCCGGATCAGGACAAAAAGCGGTGCCGATGCCATTGCCCGACATGTTCTCCATGGCCCAAAAAATGA
- a CDS encoding class I SAM-dependent DNA methyltransferase — MPRGRPRKNPDAAPAPKKTTKASKAKAASATLGFEQQMFLAADKLRKNLEPSDYKHVALGLIFLRYISTAFEARHAELILDDPAAAEDPDEYLAENIFWVPETARWSHLRDNARSSSIGKLIDEAMLAIEKANPDQLKGVLPKDYGRPALDSVMLGELIDLISDIGMGDTDDKARDVLGRVYEYFLGGFAGAEGKRGGEFYTPSSVVRTLVSMLEPYKGRVYDPCCGSGGMFVQSERFVETHGGKLGDIAIYGQESNHTTWRLARMNLAVRGIGADIRWNNEGSFLRDELKDLRFDYILANPPFNVSDWWNASLEEDPRWQYGKPPAGNANYAWLQHILWHLAPDGTAGVVLANGSMSSNQNSEGEIRRRMVEADVVDCMVALPGQLFYSTQIPACLWFLTRTKKQKDWRDRRGEILFIDARKLGKLVDRTRRELTDEDVARIADTYHAWRGEKDAGTYEDSPGFCKSATLDEVEQHGFVLTPGRYVGAEEAEEDSVPFTERFAALEKTLKEQFAQGEELNAKITASLKLIVQKEST, encoded by the coding sequence ATGCCCCGCGGTCGCCCTCGCAAGAACCCTGATGCTGCCCCTGCTCCCAAGAAAACCACCAAAGCGAGCAAGGCCAAGGCAGCGAGCGCGACGCTGGGCTTTGAACAGCAGATGTTTCTGGCGGCTGACAAGTTGCGCAAGAACCTTGAACCCTCAGATTACAAGCATGTGGCCCTTGGCCTGATCTTCCTACGCTATATCTCCACGGCCTTTGAAGCCCGCCATGCTGAACTGATACTGGATGATCCGGCAGCAGCGGAAGACCCCGACGAATATCTGGCTGAAAACATCTTCTGGGTGCCCGAGACTGCCCGCTGGTCTCACCTGAGAGACAACGCCCGGTCCTCCAGCATCGGCAAACTCATTGATGAAGCCATGCTGGCCATTGAAAAAGCCAACCCGGACCAGCTCAAGGGGGTTCTGCCCAAGGATTACGGACGACCTGCCCTTGATAGCGTGATGCTGGGGGAACTGATCGACCTGATCTCTGACATCGGCATGGGCGATACGGACGATAAGGCGCGGGACGTGCTGGGTCGGGTATACGAATACTTCCTTGGCGGGTTTGCCGGAGCCGAAGGCAAGCGCGGGGGCGAGTTCTACACGCCTTCCAGCGTGGTGCGCACGCTGGTCTCCATGCTCGAACCCTATAAGGGCCGGGTGTATGACCCATGCTGTGGCTCTGGTGGCATGTTCGTGCAGTCTGAACGCTTTGTGGAAACCCATGGCGGCAAGCTGGGTGACATTGCCATTTACGGGCAGGAGAGCAACCACACCACATGGCGTCTGGCCCGCATGAACCTTGCCGTGCGCGGTATTGGCGCGGATATCCGCTGGAACAATGAAGGCAGCTTTCTACGTGATGAACTGAAAGACCTGCGCTTTGACTATATTCTGGCCAACCCGCCCTTTAACGTGTCGGACTGGTGGAATGCATCCCTGGAGGAAGACCCGCGCTGGCAGTATGGCAAACCGCCTGCGGGCAATGCCAACTATGCGTGGCTCCAGCATATCCTGTGGCATCTGGCCCCCGACGGCACCGCTGGCGTGGTGCTGGCCAATGGCTCCATGTCCTCCAACCAGAACAGCGAAGGCGAAATCCGCCGCAGGATGGTGGAAGCCGATGTGGTGGATTGCATGGTGGCCCTGCCCGGTCAGCTTTTCTATTCCACGCAGATTCCAGCCTGCCTGTGGTTCCTCACCCGCACCAAAAAGCAAAAGGACTGGCGAGACCGGCGCGGAGAAATCCTGTTCATTGACGCCCGCAAGCTGGGCAAGCTTGTTGACCGCACCCGCCGGGAGCTGACGGACGAGGACGTGGCCCGCATTGCCGACACCTACCACGCATGGCGTGGAGAAAAGGACGCGGGCACCTATGAGGATAGTCCAGGCTTCTGCAAATCTGCCACACTGGATGAAGTGGAACAGCACGGCTTTGTGCTGACACCGGGCCGCTACGTGGGCGCAGAGGAGGCCGAAGAAGACAGTGTGCCATTTACCGAACGCTTTGCAGCCCTTGAGAAGACCCTGAAAGAACAGTTTGCGCAGGGTGAAGAACTGAATGCGAAAATTACCGCCTCCCTGAAGCTGATCGTGCAGAAGGAAAGCACGTGA
- a CDS encoding nucleotidyltransferase substrate binding protein yields MLYLTPLERALDRLKEGWARHLAQPNDEQLRDGLIQRFEFTYELSHKTLKRFLEANSASPEEYDRMGFPDMIRSANEAGLLKSAWPQWSVFRKMRNLTSHTYNEATAKQVVATIPDFIAEAQFMLATLKERTA; encoded by the coding sequence ATGCTGTATCTCACCCCTCTGGAACGCGCGCTTGACCGGCTTAAGGAAGGCTGGGCGCGTCACCTTGCGCAGCCCAACGACGAGCAGTTACGGGACGGCCTGATCCAGCGTTTCGAGTTTACCTATGAACTCAGCCACAAGACCCTGAAGCGCTTTCTGGAAGCCAATTCTGCCTCCCCCGAGGAATATGACCGCATGGGCTTTCCGGACATGATCCGCTCCGCCAACGAGGCCGGATTGCTCAAAAGCGCATGGCCCCAGTGGAGCGTGTTTCGCAAAATGCGTAACCTGACCAGCCATACTTATAACGAGGCCACAGCCAAACAGGTTGTGGCCACCATTCCAGACTTTATTGCGGAAGCCCAATTTATGCTGGCCACGCTGAAAGAGCGCACAGCGTGA
- a CDS encoding nucleotidyltransferase family protein gives MTGQIDITPEERTIVLRILNEIVPDREVRAFGSRVTGKAKPFSDLDLAVMGDEPLPLETRARLEETFSESDLPWKVDVLDWKLTERNFQNLVLSRNVLLKKTIYNSTKNDDEALA, from the coding sequence GTGACAGGACAGATCGACATCACGCCCGAAGAGCGGACTATCGTGCTGCGAATACTCAACGAGATTGTGCCCGACCGTGAAGTGAGGGCTTTTGGCTCGCGCGTGACAGGCAAAGCCAAGCCTTTTTCTGATCTTGATCTGGCGGTTATGGGTGATGAACCTTTGCCTTTGGAGACGCGAGCACGATTGGAAGAAACCTTCTCAGAGTCTGATCTTCCATGGAAAGTTGACGTATTGGATTGGAAACTAACGGAAAGAAATTTTCAAAATCTAGTACTTAGCAGAAATGTTTTATTGAAAAAAACTATCTATAATAGCACAAAAAATGATGATGAAGCTTTAGCATGA